ATGGTAAAGTCATCGAATTCTTAGCACAAGGCACGATTTATCCAGACGTGATTGAATCGGCTAAGTCGCATCAGGGTAAAGCCCACGTCATTAAGAGTCATCATAACGTCGGCGGTTTGCCAGATGATTTAGCATTTGAATTGGTTGAGCCGTTACGTGATTTGTTTAAGGATGAAGTGCGTAAATTGGGTATTACCTTAGGTCTTCCTGCGAAGATGATTAACCGCCATCCGTTCCCAGGACCGGGTTTGGGCGTGCGTATCTTAGGCGAAGTGACCAAAGAATTTGCTGATATCCTGCGCTCTGCTGATGCCATCTTTATGGAAGAGTTAGAAAAATCAGGCTGGTATGAGAAGACTGCACAAGCATTTGCGGTATTCCAACCGATCAAGTCTGTTGGCGTAGTTGGTGATGGTCGCCGCTATGCGTGGGTGATTGCGCTACGTGCCGTTGAAACTGTAGACTTTATGACTGCGCGCTTTGCGCATCTGCCGTATGACTTGATTGAAACGGTATCGAATCGCATCATGAATGAAATCGCTGAAGTATCACGCGTGACTTATGATGTGTCGAGCAAGCCACCGGCTACTATTGAGTGGGAATAAACCTCTACTTAGTTGAATACAGATTTTTCATAAAAAAGGCGCTCAGGTTGAGTGTCTTTTTTATGAAAATGAGAACTACTCAGTATTTCAAATATTTATTATTTTAATATATATCTTAAAAAATAAAATAATTGTACCGGAAAATAAAGAGTTTAATATTGATAAGAAAAATTAGTAAAATACATATAAATTAATAGTTTTATATAATCTAATTTTAAAGATGCTAATTGATATTATTGATTTTTATAGAGTATTTTATATTAAATTCCAATAGGGGCTATTGTGGGAAAAGTAATTGATGCAAGTGAGATTTCACTAAGAAAATATTTATCCAAAAACCAAGGACAATTTAATGTTCCATTTACACAAAGACCATACACATGGGAAAAAGAAGATGTAAGTAAGCTTTTAGAAGATGTTATTATGGTTTATGAGAATAGAAGCGAAGACCATGTACACGTTGTCAATTTCTTTACATTTTATGATCAAGACAGTAAAAAGTATATTTATGATGGGCAACAAAGAACCATAACTTTAATTCTAATTTTGTTTAATTTAATTAGTATGATGGAATATAGTAAATTTTTAAAAAATAGCACAGATGACCAGTTAGAAGAAGTTAGGAAAATACATAATAGTCTTATAGAAGAGTTTATTTGTTCAAAATCTACTAATTTAAGATCAACGAATAAAATATGGAAGATTTATTTTGAAAATGGTGAAAATGCAAATCATGCTTTTCAAGCAATAATTGAGAATGGTAATCTTAGTAAAATTGCAGACGATGACTATGTTAGAAATTTTATTAGTAATAATAGATTTATAAAAAATAGATTAAATGAATATTTTGAAGATGAAAATATTGATGTATATGCTATAAATGATATGATAAATGCAATGTTGGATAGTATTATTCTGGTTTATGTTTCAACGACTAACGAACAAATAGCTAAAGCTATGTTTGAAAGTTTGAATAGTACAGGTCAACAAGTAGAACATTATTATGTATTGAAGAATGCTCTAATTGAGAAGGTCTCAAATCAAGATGCAGAAAAATGGAAGAAAATTGATACATACCTTAATGGATTAGATAAGTCAGAATTTCTCAGATCAGTTGCTACCATGTATAACGGTAAGACCATGAGTAGAGATGCTCTTAGAGTTTTAGGTGAGAAAGAGTTATATAACAATGAGACAAGTGCAATAGGATTTATAACGCAATTAGGAGAATATTCTTATCAGTTTTATAGGATAAACAATCCTATGCATTTTAATAAGGATGCATCAGAAAAAAAATTAGGAGAATCCTTAAAAGATTTAAATGTTTTTAGTTTTAAACAACACATTCCGTTAATTTTAG
This genomic window from Psychrobacter urativorans contains:
- a CDS encoding DUF262 domain-containing protein gives rise to the protein MGKVIDASEISLRKYLSKNQGQFNVPFTQRPYTWEKEDVSKLLEDVIMVYENRSEDHVHVVNFFTFYDQDSKKYIYDGQQRTITLILILFNLISMMEYSKFLKNSTDDQLEEVRKIHNSLIEEFICSKSTNLRSTNKIWKIYFENGENANHAFQAIIENGNLSKIADDDYVRNFISNNRFIKNRLNEYFEDENIDVYAINDMINAMLDSIILVYVSTTNEQIAKAMFESLNSTGQQVEHYYVLKNALIEKVSNQDAEKWKKIDTYLNGLDKSEFLRSVATMYNGKTMSRDALRVLGEKELYNNETSAIGFITQLGEYSYQFYRINNPMHFNKDASEKKLGESLKDLNVFSFKQHIPLILALVVKEYNYDDILKISEALKNRVIINIFLASQRANSVEALIAELTKKIFNEKLPVELVIKELVKETYNKDQLLSAINTREFKSSPDFIKLKYIFSNLYYLDLEGELLTNRDNYKIWLEHILPQNPELDSSWVEKFGDDIERYRNNLGNMTLLIDIKNKKASNAEFQVKKSIYVNSEYLENKIISKEEDWTIESINNRAFKLVNKIVDLWGNKNNIGK